The Desulfobulbaceae bacterium DB1 genome includes a region encoding these proteins:
- a CDS encoding Fis family transcriptional regulator, translating into MNQEPKRLLVVDDEEVALTNLVYILKKEGYDVTGCTKGPDALRLLDKHEYDLVITDLRMEKVDGMEVLAKAKETHPDIEVLMITGYATVDTAIEAMKAGAFHYIAKPYKLDEVRKVVHEALEKSGLKQENRKLREHLKVFQGENRLVANNPQMLKLLRTAEQVAGTDSNVVICGESGTGKELIARLIHSASHRKNEPLLSINCGAFSEELLTNELFGHEKGAFTGANSLKKGLIEMANGGTLFLDEVTEMSLTMQVKLLRVLQEKEVLRVGSTTPVKINVRFISATNRNLQEEVHAGHFRHDLYFRINVVSLTLPPLVDRKDDIPLLVSHFLKKYSTLTGKNVESVSREVLDILMKYDFPGNIRELENIIERGVALTNEPVIQASHLPEDLRGMALKTFRRKEGGDIPTLEEQEQSYIRWVLQETAGNKTVAAKMLGIDRVSLWRKLKKYGLEEDEG; encoded by the coding sequence ATGAACCAAGAACCAAAACGGCTTCTGGTGGTTGATGACGAGGAAGTCGCCCTGACCAACCTGGTCTATATCCTGAAAAAAGAAGGCTATGACGTTACCGGCTGCACAAAAGGGCCCGATGCCCTCCGCTTGCTGGACAAGCACGAATACGACCTGGTCATCACCGATCTGCGGATGGAGAAAGTCGACGGCATGGAAGTCCTGGCCAAGGCCAAGGAAACCCACCCCGACATCGAGGTTTTGATGATCACCGGCTATGCCACGGTGGATACGGCCATCGAGGCCATGAAGGCAGGAGCATTTCATTATATCGCCAAGCCCTACAAACTTGACGAGGTCCGCAAGGTCGTGCATGAGGCCCTGGAAAAATCCGGATTGAAGCAGGAAAACAGGAAGCTGCGGGAACATCTCAAGGTCTTTCAGGGTGAAAACCGCCTGGTCGCCAACAATCCGCAGATGCTGAAGTTGCTCCGCACCGCGGAACAGGTTGCCGGAACGGACAGCAACGTGGTGATCTGCGGCGAGTCGGGCACAGGCAAGGAGCTCATCGCCCGACTTATCCATTCAGCCAGCCACCGGAAAAACGAGCCGCTGTTGTCGATCAACTGCGGCGCCTTCAGCGAAGAACTGCTGACCAACGAGCTTTTCGGCCACGAAAAAGGGGCATTTACCGGCGCGAATTCATTGAAAAAAGGGCTGATCGAAATGGCGAACGGCGGCACCCTTTTTCTTGATGAGGTGACGGAGATGTCACTCACCATGCAGGTGAAACTGTTGCGGGTCCTGCAGGAAAAAGAGGTTCTGCGCGTCGGCTCCACCACGCCGGTCAAAATCAACGTCCGCTTTATCTCCGCCACCAATCGAAACCTGCAGGAAGAGGTGCATGCCGGCCATTTCCGCCATGACCTTTATTTCAGGATCAATGTCGTCTCCCTTACCCTCCCTCCCCTGGTGGACAGGAAAGACGACATTCCCCTGCTGGTCAGCCACTTTCTGAAAAAATATTCCACCTTGACCGGCAAGAACGTCGAAAGCGTGTCCAGGGAGGTGCTGGACATTCTGATGAAATATGATTTCCCGGGCAATATCCGCGAACTGGAAAACATCATTGAACGAGGTGTGGCCTTGACCAACGAACCCGTTATCCAGGCCTCCCACCTGCCGGAGGATCTGCGCGGCATGGCGCTGAAAACCTTTCGCAGAAAAGAGGGCGGCGACATCCCTACCCTGGAGGAGCAGGAACAATCCTATATCCGCTGGGTGTTGCAGGAAACGGCGGGCAACAAGACCGTGGCCGCCAAAATGCTCGGCATCGACCGCGTTTCCCTTTGGCGCAAGCTGAAAAAATACGGTTTGGAGGAGGATGAGGGCTAA
- a CDS encoding acyl-[acyl-carrier-protein]--UDP-N-acetylglucosamine O-acyltransferase, with the protein MNIHPTAIIDPGAELDSTVIVGPYAVIEKGVSIGAETRIGPHAHLSGRTTIGAANQIGAFTSIGAPPQDLRYQGEETRLVIGDNNIIREYCSLHRGTPSGHGVTTIGSNCMLMSYAHVAHDCTLGNHVILVNNVTLGGHVEIGERATIGGMSAVHQFSRIGEYAFVGGMSGISMDVPPYVIVAGIRNDMQVRGINRIGLKRAGFSPEDMRKLGRAFTLIFKTKELLLQEALEKVVQEIPDSAPVSRMVEFFRVANRSVVRLSSDED; encoded by the coding sequence ATGAATATTCACCCTACAGCCATAATCGACCCCGGAGCCGAGCTTGACTCGACAGTCATTGTCGGTCCCTATGCCGTTATTGAAAAAGGCGTCAGCATAGGCGCTGAAACGCGGATAGGTCCCCATGCGCATCTTTCGGGCAGGACAACGATAGGCGCGGCAAATCAGATCGGCGCCTTCACCTCCATCGGGGCTCCTCCCCAGGACCTCAGGTATCAGGGCGAGGAAACCCGTCTGGTTATCGGCGACAATAATATTATCCGGGAATACTGTTCGCTGCATCGGGGCACGCCGTCAGGCCATGGTGTAACAACCATCGGCAGCAACTGCATGCTTATGTCCTACGCGCATGTGGCCCATGACTGCACACTCGGCAATCATGTAATCCTGGTCAATAATGTCACCCTGGGCGGCCATGTGGAGATTGGCGAGCGTGCCACCATCGGCGGCATGTCGGCCGTACATCAGTTTTCCCGCATCGGCGAATATGCCTTTGTCGGCGGCATGTCGGGAATCAGCATGGACGTCCCTCCCTATGTCATTGTCGCCGGCATCCGCAATGACATGCAGGTGCGGGGCATCAACCGTATCGGTTTGAAACGGGCGGGTTTCAGTCCGGAGGATATGCGCAAGCTGGGCCGGGCCTTTACGTTGATTTTCAAAACAAAAGAGCTGCTCCTGCAGGAAGCGCTTGAAAAAGTTGTCCAGGAAATTCCCGATAGCGCTCCCGTCTCCAGGATGGTTGAGTTTTTCAGGGTTGCCAACCGCAGCGTGGTCAGATTAAGCAGTGATGAGGACTAG
- a CDS encoding UDP-3-O-(3-hydroxymyristoyl)glucosamine N-acyltransferase, with protein MQVTKSLAELAALVEGEVSGDPRVSIFALNDVNSAGPGEITFLTKAKSADKLAATRASAVLVPLDIGDVPLPAIKVKDPNLAAAIIHNLFYQRPRPCPGIHAGAHVGADCRIAPSVSVAPLAVIGSRVVLGEGVIVESGVVIGDDVEIGAETILEANAVVRHGCKIGSRVIVSSGAVIGSDGFGYATDSAGNHLKRPQVGCVVLEDDVEIGANSCVDRATFGTTRIGRGTKIDNLVQVGHNVEIGPSCIVVSLSGIAGSSKMGRHVVMGGQAAVADHVEVGDGVMIAGRSGVNGNVASGRVVAGFPAINYKEWLQAATAFSRIPQLLKDVRRLRKQFDDIADSINSKEEKDE; from the coding sequence ATGCAGGTGACAAAATCTTTGGCGGAACTCGCCGCGCTGGTTGAAGGTGAAGTATCCGGTGACCCCCGGGTTTCCATCTTCGCCTTGAATGATGTCAATTCCGCCGGGCCCGGCGAGATAACTTTTCTCACCAAGGCGAAATCGGCTGATAAGTTGGCAGCCACCAGGGCATCGGCGGTTCTTGTCCCTCTTGATATCGGCGATGTCCCCTTGCCGGCCATAAAGGTCAAGGACCCGAATCTGGCCGCTGCGATTATCCATAATCTTTTTTACCAAAGACCTCGACCGTGCCCTGGAATTCATGCCGGTGCCCATGTGGGCGCTGATTGCCGCATCGCCCCATCCGTTTCCGTTGCTCCCCTGGCAGTTATCGGCAGCAGGGTCGTCTTGGGTGAAGGAGTTATTGTTGAGTCCGGGGTCGTCATCGGCGATGATGTGGAAATCGGCGCGGAAACCATCCTGGAAGCCAATGCCGTCGTGCGCCATGGATGTAAAATCGGCAGCAGAGTCATCGTTTCCAGTGGCGCCGTCATCGGCAGTGACGGATTTGGGTATGCCACCGATTCCGCAGGCAATCATCTCAAACGGCCCCAGGTGGGCTGTGTGGTGCTTGAAGATGATGTGGAAATCGGCGCGAATTCCTGTGTGGATCGCGCCACTTTCGGCACAACCCGGATCGGCAGGGGAACAAAAATTGATAATCTTGTTCAGGTCGGACACAATGTTGAAATCGGCCCGTCCTGCATTGTCGTTTCCCTGTCCGGGATTGCCGGCAGCAGCAAAATGGGCCGTCATGTCGTCATGGGCGGACAGGCCGCTGTCGCCGACCATGTCGAGGTCGGTGATGGGGTGATGATTGCCGGTCGGAGCGGGGTCAACGGCAATGTGGCGTCCGGCAGGGTGGTGGCCGGTTTTCCCGCCATAAATTATAAGGAATGGCTGCAGGCGGCAACCGCCTTCTCCCGTATCCCGCAGCTGCTCAAGGATGTCCGCCGTCTTCGCAAACAGTTTGATGACATTGCCGACAGTATAAATTCAAAGGAGGAGAAAGATGAGTGA
- a CDS encoding ribosome biogenesis GTPase Der → MDYTPCPIVALVGRPNVGKSTLFNRITRARKAIVDPTPGVTRDRHYEKVTVNERQFMLVDTGGIEINRDETMSGLIQQQTMQAIDEADIIVLLLDARGGLLAEDYEVVSMLRRIEKPIFHVVNKIDGPEQEMTLLSQFYELGIDQVWPVSAEHGYGIVDFLDTLVAKMEPAEELEALPEDTVKIACIGRPNVGKSSLINRLLGKDRMVVSEVPGTTRDSVNTLLEKNGRHYLLIDTAGIRRKGKVTEKLEKYSVMRSLSALEECDIALLLVDAGEGITEQDTKVIGYALERGRACLVLVNKWDLVKGDPKKQKWIMDEVTMAIRFMEYAPVLKISALSGAGVNKILPAVDEVYSQYKMEFTTNRLNKILAKAVAVHTPPIHKGKRLKLYYTTQVASKPATLVIFANYPKGIHFSYERFLVNQFRAGLGLDKVPIKLIMKERLRKKYG, encoded by the coding sequence ATGGATTATACCCCTTGCCCCATTGTTGCCCTGGTCGGTCGACCCAACGTGGGAAAATCAACCCTTTTCAACCGCATCACCCGAGCACGGAAGGCGATTGTCGATCCAACTCCCGGTGTAACCCGTGATCGTCATTATGAAAAGGTTACGGTGAACGAGCGGCAGTTCATGCTGGTGGACACCGGCGGCATTGAGATAAACAGGGATGAAACCATGAGCGGTCTCATCCAGCAGCAGACCATGCAGGCCATTGACGAGGCGGATATTATTGTCCTGCTGCTCGATGCCAGGGGTGGGTTGCTGGCGGAAGACTATGAAGTGGTCAGCATGTTGCGCCGCATTGAAAAGCCAATATTTCACGTGGTCAATAAAATCGACGGCCCGGAGCAGGAGATGACCCTGCTTTCTCAGTTTTATGAGCTTGGCATTGATCAGGTCTGGCCGGTTTCAGCCGAGCACGGTTATGGAATCGTTGATTTTCTCGACACTCTGGTGGCGAAAATGGAACCTGCCGAGGAGCTGGAGGCACTGCCCGAGGATACCGTTAAAATCGCCTGCATCGGCCGGCCCAACGTGGGCAAGTCGTCGCTCATCAATCGGCTGCTCGGCAAGGATCGCATGGTTGTTTCGGAAGTGCCGGGCACAACCCGTGACTCGGTCAACACCCTGCTTGAAAAAAACGGCCGTCACTATCTGCTGATTGATACCGCCGGGATCAGGAGAAAGGGCAAGGTCACGGAGAAACTGGAAAAATATAGCGTCATGCGCTCCCTGTCCGCCCTTGAAGAATGCGATATCGCCCTGCTGCTCGTTGACGCCGGCGAAGGCATCACCGAACAGGATACCAAGGTCATCGGCTATGCCCTGGAAAGGGGCAGGGCCTGCCTGGTGCTGGTCAACAAATGGGATCTGGTCAAGGGTGATCCGAAGAAGCAGAAATGGATCATGGATGAAGTGACAATGGCCATCCGCTTCATGGAATACGCGCCGGTGCTGAAGATTTCCGCCTTGAGCGGCGCGGGTGTCAACAAGATTCTTCCCGCAGTGGACGAGGTATACAGTCAGTACAAAATGGAATTTACAACCAACCGGCTCAATAAGATTCTTGCCAAGGCGGTTGCGGTGCATACCCCGCCGATTCACAAGGGCAAGCGGCTGAAGCTTTACTATACCACCCAGGTCGCCAGCAAACCGGCGACTCTGGTGATCTTTGCCAATTATCCCAAGGGGATTCATTTTTCCTATGAGCGTTTTTTGGTGAATCAGTTCCGCGCCGGACTCGGACTGGACAAGGTGCCGATCAAGCTCATCATGAAAGAGAGACTGCGCAAGAAATATGGTTGA
- a CDS encoding endopeptidase La translates to MINSTRTYTLPILPLKSSVVFPHVALPISINRPASLAAVEEALASGNKMVAVLAQKDPTVEDPKIDDLYHIGSATVIQLIGRFESMTQIVIQGTERIQVAEIEPAKSFLKARFRAMPMPVDQGVEAEALQREILDLTAKYFSLGHPEVELNVPRFVVPGEDFMKLVYPLGQLLSLDVTKAQNLLEAPGSVAAMTILRGHLHHEIQILRIRKKIADEAQSEMTREQKKYILRQQLQAIQQELGEKSPAEAELADLRKKLEEAKLPDTIQDEVRRELSRLQQIPNSSPEYQVARAHLELVLELPWRKTTTDNLSLANARQVLDEDHFGLQEVKERIIEQLAVMKLNPSAKAPILCFVGPPGVGKTSLGQSIARALGRKFERFSLGGMHDEAELRGHRRTYIGAMPGRIIEAVRRSGSANPLIMLDEIDKLGRDFRGDPAAALMEILDPAQNCAFRDNYLELPFDLSKVFFITTANSLDTVPKPLLDRMETLRLSGYSDEEKMEIAHHYLFPRQRQEAGLKKDQFFVNDDTLIAVIQRYTREAGVRELERMLGRLARKAAIHFAEGHDEPFIVGPDDLPQMLGPERFFLEKLRRQLPPGVATGLAWTESGGDVLYIEAIQLPDGEKFTLTGHLGEVMKESATTANSYVLAHGEEIGIKKKQGAVHIHVPAGAIPKDGPSAGVTMAVALASLYSGIPIRHDTAMTGEITLCGLVLPVGGIKEKVLAARRAKILRVILPRENEKDLRDLPDHVRKEMEFIFVDRIEDVINEAILHAI, encoded by the coding sequence ATGATCAATTCGACCCGCACCTACACCCTGCCGATACTCCCCCTGAAAAGCTCCGTTGTCTTCCCCCATGTCGCCCTGCCGATTTCAATCAATCGTCCGGCCTCCCTGGCCGCGGTCGAAGAGGCCCTGGCGAGCGGCAACAAGATGGTGGCGGTTCTCGCCCAGAAGGATCCAACCGTCGAAGACCCGAAAATCGACGACCTTTACCACATCGGCTCGGCAACGGTCATCCAGTTGATCGGCCGTTTCGAATCCATGACCCAGATCGTCATCCAGGGCACGGAACGAATCCAGGTGGCGGAAATCGAACCGGCAAAATCATTCCTCAAGGCCCGTTTCAGGGCGATGCCCATGCCGGTTGACCAGGGTGTCGAGGCAGAGGCCCTGCAACGCGAGATTCTGGATCTCACCGCCAAATATTTTTCCCTGGGCCATCCGGAGGTCGAGCTGAACGTGCCCCGGTTTGTCGTTCCGGGGGAAGACTTCATGAAACTAGTCTATCCGCTGGGGCAACTGCTTTCCCTGGACGTGACAAAGGCCCAAAACCTGCTCGAGGCTCCCGGTTCCGTCGCGGCCATGACTATCCTCCGCGGCCACCTGCATCATGAAATCCAGATCCTGCGAATTCGCAAGAAAATAGCCGATGAAGCCCAGTCGGAAATGACCAGGGAGCAGAAAAAATACATTCTGCGGCAGCAGCTGCAGGCCATTCAACAGGAACTGGGGGAAAAAAGCCCGGCAGAAGCGGAACTTGCCGATCTGCGAAAAAAGCTGGAAGAAGCGAAATTACCCGACACCATCCAGGACGAAGTCCGGCGCGAACTGTCCCGCCTGCAACAGATTCCCAACTCCTCCCCCGAATACCAGGTCGCCCGTGCCCATCTTGAACTGGTGCTGGAACTGCCCTGGCGCAAGACAACCACTGACAACCTCAGCCTCGCCAATGCCCGACAAGTGCTCGATGAAGACCATTTCGGCCTTCAGGAGGTCAAAGAACGCATTATTGAACAGCTTGCCGTTATGAAACTCAATCCGTCGGCCAAGGCGCCCATCCTCTGTTTTGTCGGGCCGCCGGGGGTGGGAAAAACATCACTGGGTCAATCCATTGCCCGCGCCCTGGGCAGAAAATTTGAACGTTTCAGTTTGGGCGGCATGCATGATGAAGCGGAGCTGCGCGGCCATCGTCGCACCTATATCGGGGCGATGCCCGGCCGGATCATCGAGGCGGTGCGCCGTTCGGGGTCCGCCAACCCGCTCATCATGCTTGACGAGATTGATAAACTCGGCCGCGATTTCCGGGGAGACCCCGCCGCGGCCCTGATGGAAATTCTTGATCCGGCCCAAAACTGCGCCTTCCGGGACAATTATCTGGAGCTGCCATTTGATCTTTCCAAGGTTTTTTTCATCACCACGGCAAATTCCCTGGACACGGTTCCGAAACCGTTGCTCGACCGCATGGAAACACTGCGGCTCTCCGGCTACAGCGACGAAGAAAAAATGGAAATCGCCCACCACTATCTTTTCCCCAGGCAACGGCAAGAGGCGGGACTCAAAAAAGACCAATTTTTTGTCAATGACGACACCCTGATTGCGGTCATTCAGCGTTATACCCGTGAAGCGGGGGTACGTGAACTTGAACGGATGCTGGGACGGCTGGCCCGCAAGGCGGCGATTCACTTTGCCGAAGGGCATGACGAACCTTTTATTGTCGGACCGGATGATCTGCCGCAGATGCTGGGACCGGAACGTTTCTTCCTGGAAAAATTGCGCCGGCAGCTGCCCCCCGGTGTGGCTACCGGTCTTGCCTGGACCGAGTCGGGCGGCGACGTGCTTTACATTGAGGCGATCCAACTGCCGGATGGAGAAAAGTTCACCTTGACAGGACATCTCGGCGAGGTGATGAAGGAATCAGCCACAACAGCCAACAGCTATGTATTGGCCCACGGCGAAGAAATCGGCATCAAAAAGAAACAAGGCGCGGTTCACATCCATGTGCCGGCCGGGGCAATCCCCAAGGACGGCCCCTCGGCTGGAGTGACCATGGCGGTTGCCCTGGCCTCGCTTTACAGTGGAATTCCGATCAGGCACGACACGGCCATGACCGGAGAAATCACCCTGTGCGGCCTGGTTCTGCCGGTGGGAGGCATCAAGGAAAAGGTGCTTGCCGCACGAAGAGCAAAAATCTTGCGCGTCATCCTGCCCAGGGAAAACGAAAAAGATCTGCGCGACCTGCCGGATCATGTCCGGAAAGAAATGGAATTCATCTTTGTCGACCGCATCGAGGATGTAATCAACGAGGCGATTTTGCATGCAATCTAA
- a CDS encoding integration host factor subunit alpha yields MTLTKADLVQKIYQTHNLTKAQATSIVESFLKISKDCLANGDDLLISGFGKFNIKEKKARRGRNPQTGKELILSERKVVTFKPSGILRDRVNGIQ; encoded by the coding sequence ATGACCCTGACAAAGGCTGATCTGGTGCAAAAGATTTATCAAACCCATAATTTGACGAAAGCGCAGGCCACCTCGATTGTCGAATCTTTCCTGAAAATCAGTAAAGATTGCCTGGCAAACGGTGATGACCTGCTTATCAGCGGTTTCGGTAAATTCAATATCAAGGAAAAAAAGGCCAGGCGAGGGCGCAATCCCCAGACAGGCAAGGAGCTTATCCTGTCCGAAAGAAAAGTTGTGACCTTCAAGCCTTCGGGGATTCTGCGCGATAGGGTGAATGGAATCCAATAA
- a CDS encoding 3-hydroxyacyl-[acyl-carrier-protein] dehydratase FabZ: MSEGSRQYDILEILKLLPHRYPFVLVDRILSVTPGESIRALKNVTMNEPFFQGHFPTEPVMPGVLIMEGMAQAGALLAYLTDQDKIGNNLVYFAGMDGVRFRRKVVPGDQLIFELTVMKRKGKLFKIAGKAYVDGQLAAEAELMATFS, encoded by the coding sequence ATGAGTGAAGGTTCCCGCCAATATGATATTCTTGAAATCCTGAAATTGCTTCCCCACCGTTATCCCTTTGTTCTTGTTGACCGCATTCTTTCGGTGACACCGGGTGAGTCCATTCGCGCCCTGAAAAACGTCACCATGAATGAACCGTTTTTTCAGGGGCATTTCCCGACCGAGCCGGTGATGCCCGGGGTTCTCATCATGGAGGGCATGGCCCAGGCCGGCGCCCTGCTCGCCTATCTGACCGATCAGGACAAGATAGGCAACAACCTGGTTTATTTCGCCGGTATGGACGGCGTCCGGTTCAGGAGGAAGGTTGTTCCCGGTGATCAACTGATTTTTGAGCTCACGGTGATGAAGCGCAAGGGAAAGTTGTTTAAGATTGCCGGAAAGGCGTATGTTGACGGGCAACTGGCCGCGGAAGCGGAACTGATGGCCACCTTTTCGTGA